A stretch of Colletotrichum lupini chromosome 2, complete sequence DNA encodes these proteins:
- a CDS encoding NUDIX domain-containing protein, whose amino-acid sequence MGSQTWNLPAPVDDPDSMLSRKFGRETVNYFAGSVLNRVGWLRTDHTFIRSAFQSKDTKFMLLKDLSPLTSAPTRVQFVSYDDVKPLTTEDPFGPSEEDLIKNFDSTVTKPLIIFLGLEESAKVPFEYKGLKGRPWFAVDVTPKGSYADAANQLIEAQSSKGYKFLEGMRPMTLEPDHAGIYAQARSIADWNTRNKFCAGCGQPSLSGNTGYKRLCPTTDLAGSDTPRERAECATRKGVSNISFPRTDPTMIAAVVSSDGTKVLLGRNKRYPPNWYSTLAGFIEPGESIEESVRREVLEEAGVRVGRVVIHSSQPWPYPASLMIGAIAQALPDGETIDLGNDPELEDAQWFPLETVRDALKFGVSGLGEPAPEGYKEGGLRLPPPAAIANRLMTAVVEGYATAAPKILVPMFASLLAFWDFQVERVDYELSVSSTLGSMEEAVEREPGLPADSVSAPTGWSTGQHKLQRKFELQLAWTSSIHFLHPHPANCAAIETLHLSRAPNEIPKPRLSKSSQTRCRSPVGHLPAMYHLAKGLYLLATSKEEYSVILLGLDNAGKTTFHEQVKHFFLESHPDPKLKTVPTVGQNVSTISLPDMYLKIWDVGGQHSLRRLWQSYYASAHAIVFIIDSTDIGDGNLEHDNGSGRLDECRLVLEDVLQHSETEGVPVLVLANKQDREDCVEVVRIKEGLVKKVFEGEKASSIRDSRVLPVSALTGTGVKEAVEWVRSRVKWNKESRPPVMR is encoded by the exons ATGGGTTCTCAAACTTGGAACCTCCCCGCACCAGTCGACGACCCGGACTCTATGCTGTCCCGCAAGTTCGGGCGGGAGACCGTCAACTACTTCGCCGGCAGCGTCCTCAACCGCGTCGGCTGGCTGCGTACCGACCACACCTTTATCCGGTCCGCCTTCCAGTCAAAGGACACCAAATTCATGCTCCTCAAGGACCTCAGCCCCCTCACCAGCGCCCCGACGAGAGTGCAGTTTGTCTCGTACGATGACGTCAAGCCCCTCACCACCGAGGACCCGTTCGGGCCGTCCGAGGAGGATCTGATCAAGAACTTTGACTCGACGGTCACGAAGCCGCTCATCATTTTCCTGGGTCTCGAGGAGAGCGCAAAGGTGCCGTTTGAGTACAAGGGGCTCAAGGGACGACCGTGGTTCGCTGTGGATGTGACGCCCAAGGGCTCCTACGCCGATGCCGCCAACCAGCTTATCGAGGCTCAGTCGAGCAAGGGGTATAAGTTCCTCGAGGGAATGAGGCCGATGACGCTTGAGCCGGATCACG CTGGCATCTACGCCCAGGCCCGTTCCATCGCAGACTGGAACACACGCAACAAGTTCTGCGCCGGGTGCGGACAGCCGTCCCTGTCGGGCAACACGGGCTACAAGCGCCTGTGTCCCACAACCGACCTCGCCGGCTCCGACACGCCCCGCGAGCGGGCCGAGTGCGCCACCCGCAAGGGCGTCTCCAACATCAGCTTCCCGCGTACGGACCCGACCATGATCGCCGCCGTCGTGTCCTCGGACGGCACCAAGGTGCTCCTGGGCCGAAACAAGCGCTATCCGCCCAACTGGTACAGCACGCTGGCCGGCTTCATCGAGCCGGGCGAGTCCATTGAGGAGTCTGTCCGACGCGAGGTACTCGAGGAGGCCGGCGTGCGCGTGGGCCGGGTGGTGATTCATTCGAGCCAGCCGTGGCCGTACCCGGCGAGCTTGATGATTGGGGCCATCGCGCAGGCGCTGCCCGACGGGGAGACGATCGATCTCGGCAACGACCCCGAGCTGGAGGACGCGCAGTGGTTCCCGCTCGAGACGGTGCGGGACGCGCTCAAGTTTGGGGTTAGCGGGCTCGGTGAGCCTGCGCCGGAGGGGTACAAGGAGGGCGGGCTGAGATTGCCTCCTCCGGCGGCTATTGCTAACCGGTTGATGACTGCTGTTGTTGAGGGTTATGCGACTGCCGCGCCAAAGAT ACTTGTCCCCATGTTTGCGTCCCTTCTGGCCTTCTGGGATTTCCAAGTCGAGAGAGTTGATTATGAGCTGAGCGTCAGCAGCACTCTGGGGTCGA TGGAGGAGGCAGTAGAAAGGGAGCCGGGCCTGCCCG CGGACAGCGTGTCAGCGCCCACAGGCTGGAGTACAGGCCAGCACAAGCTCCAACGCAAGTTTGAGCTACAGCTCGCGTGGACAAGCTCCATCCACTTCCTCCATCCACATCCCGCCAATTGCGCCGCCATCGAAACCCTCCACCTGTCCCGAGCTCCAAACGAAATCCCAAAACCTCGCTTGTCCAAATCGTCGCAAACCAGGTGCCGCTCGCCAGTCGGTCATTTGCCTGCCATGTATCACCTAGCCAAGGGGTTATACCTCCTAGCTACTAGCAAAGAAG AGTACTCCGTCAtcctcctcggcctcgacAATGCCGGCAAGACAACCTTCCACGAGCAAGTCAAGCACTTCTTCCTCGAGTCGCACCCGGACCCGAAACTCAAGACGGTGCCGACGGTGGGCCAAAACGTCTCGACGATATCCCTGCCGGACATGTACCTCAAGATCTGGGACGTCGGCGGGCAGCACTCGCTGCGCCGCCTGTGGCAGAGCTACTACGCCTCGGCGCACGCCATCGTCTTCATCATCGACTCGACCGACATTGGCGACGGCAACCTCGAGCACGATAACGGTTCCGGGCGGCTCGACGAGTGCCGCCTCGTGCTCGAGGACGTGCTGCAGCACTCCGAGACCGAGGGCGTGCCCGTCCTGGTGCTGGCCAACAAGCAGGACCGCGAGGATTGCGTCGAGGTCGTGAGGATCAAGGAGGGGCTTGTGAAGAAGGTCTTTGAGGGCGAGAAGGCGAGCAGTATCCGCGACTCGAGGGTGTTGCCTGTTAGTGCGCTGACGGGCACGGGCGTCAAGGAGGCGGTGGAGTGGGTGCGGTCAAGGGTGAAGTGGAATAAGGAGTCGAGGCCGCCGGTGATGCGGTAG
- a CDS encoding 3' exoribonuclease family protein, with translation MPREAEPSANEKAFVTQALKENLRLDGREFDQYRKVQLTFGDEYGVANVELGKTRVLVKVSAEVTVPYSDRPFEGVFQITTELSPMASPAFEVNRPTEAEVLLSRLLEKTVRRSGALDTESLCLVAGKKVWSVRADVHVLSHDGNLTDAACLAVVAALRHFRKPDTSNEGESLTIFTPAEREPVPLSWLHSPFCVTFSFYGDEGEITLVDANWLEEQLRTSSVTVSLNKHGEISQISKLGGTPVEAVTLLHCGNVALQKAKEFSTIVDERLADDAKRRDKGGLISELLSAENDRVVDA, from the exons ATGCCCAGGGAAGCCGAGCCGTCAGCGAATGAAAAGGCGTTTGTCACACAAGCTCTTAAGGAGAACTTGAGACTTGATGGCCGGGAATTCGACCAATATCGAAAAGTCCAGCTCACTTTTGGCGATGAGTATGGAGTGGCCAACGTCGAACTCGGCAAGACGAG AGTCCTCGTCAAAGTCTCCGCCGAAGTGACAGTGCCCTATTCAGACCGCCCCTTTGAGGGCGTCTTTCAAATCACCACCGAGCTCAGCCCCATGGCCTCCCCGGCCTTCGAGGTTAACCGGCCAACCGAGGCCGAGGTACTCCTCTCCCGCCTCCTCGAGAAGACGGTCCGCCGCTCGGGCGCCCTCGACACGGAGTCCCTCTGCCTCGTCGCGGGCAAAAAGGTATGGTCCGTCCGCGCCGACGTCCACGTCCTCTCCCACGACGGCAACCTCACCGACGCGGCCTGTCTCGCCGTCGTCGCCGCCCTGCGCCACTTCCGCAAGCCCGACACCTCCAACGAGGGCGAGAGCCTCACCATCTTCACGCCCGCCGAGCGCGAACCAGTGCCCCTGAGCTGGCTGCACAGCCCCTTTTGCGTGACGTTCAGCTTCTACGGCGACGAGGGGGAAATTACGCTCGTCGACGCAAACTGGCTCGAGGAGCAGCTGCGGACGAGCAGCGTGACGGTCAGCCTGAACAAGCACGGCGAGATTAGCCAGATTTCCAAGCTGGGAGGCACCCCGGTCGAGGCGGTGACGCTGCTGCACTGCGGTAACGTGGCGCTGCAAAAGGCAAAGGAGTTCTCGACGATAGTGGACGAGAGGTTGGCGGACGATGCGAAGCGGAGGGACAAGGGTGGTCTCATATCAGAGCTACTCTCGGCGGAGAATGACAGAGTGGTGGACGCATAG
- a CDS encoding Cwf15/Cwc15 cell cycle control protein — MTTAHRPTFDPARGKEALRGPAYHQRLLPAHTQLKFRQAGQGGNADEESSDLRAELLAAEAAHFAKKNGGAPPPSADDDADAPSGSVKRALEAGSQADAEEDFEAKRRRILEESRDVDASSDEEGDEEDDDDDDDSDEDSDDEEAELQREMEKIRRERAEKREKEERERAKVEEEARERDIALGNPLLNKPDFNMKRRWDDDVVFKNQARGTEEKGKGKEFVNDLLRSDFHKRFMSKYDGARVAWRGPLSPSLAPVWTGRNRGSTTGYNVDILTSEVTIIGISRDHVPDSKLNYIGFFLKFDVSHLRITFSANWNRRHLAPERAAQADRARTDICETPSGTHGLGSGGEGCVKLRWSHIGKDREYVMAVPETYTSPCRLFRVHASFGHPMDPSRELGSPRDAHAAEYLRSLRPMPRPPREGPSDTDLARARRPIYFFYSGRRPELGDPYVSNNNDDALSDIEGELDFPMSDDDSSDWSLNSCPGLSDGSSADHERSPKMQISPILDCPSIQYPEFEYPERPYQSADGRLATRFINIHDHTDFLIYIQGLCRPETRTGSWAYLFKPYHLGGAVTGRLERLGPYGDLRTPVRHRAELRAALAALTIPAEFRHGFRSLTIATTRAWLAEDGELLVEQAWDEMSEAGSNPLPGWAEARHTPEFAHVSDGDLWFAMKRQIQTLYSIDDPQNAVTVQFRLINFEFNRDCQAEALGALENPRRPYRFREPKPKQEL; from the exons ATGACCACCGCCCATCGTCCCACCTTCGATCCG GCCAGAGGCAAAGAAGCTCTCCGCGGCCCGGCCTACCACCAACGCCTCCTCCCAGCGCACACCCAACTCAAGTTCCGCCAAGCAGGCCAGGGCGGCAACGCGGATGAAGAATCCAGCGACCTCAGAGCCGAGCTCCTCGCCGCCGAGGCCGCCCACTTTGCCAAAAAGAACGGCGGCGCGCCTCCCCCGTCCGCAGACGACGATGCCGACGCGCCCTCGGGCAGCGTGAAGCGTGCCCTCGAGGCCGGGTCGCAAGCAGACGCAGAAGAGGACTTTGAAGCGAAGCGGAGGAGGATATTAGAAGAGTCGCGGGACGTTGACGCATCTTCAGACGAGGAAGGGGACGAAGaggacgatgacgacgacgacgatagTGACGAGGACagcgacgacgaggaggcgGAGCTGCAGCGCGAGATGGAGAAGATTCGACGCGAGAGGGCGGAGAAGAGGGAGAAAGAAGAGAGGGAGAGGGCCAAggtcgaggaggaggcgCGGGAGAGGGACATTGCGCTGGGTAACCCACTGTTGAATAAGCCTGATTTCAACATGAAGAGGCGGTGGGACGACGATGTCGTTTTCAAGAACCAGGCGAGGGGAACGGAGGAGAAGGGCAAGGGCAAGGAGTTTGTCAAC GATCTCCTGCGCTCCGACTTCCACAAGCGGTTTATGAGCAAGTAT GACGGTGCTCGAGTTGCCTGGCGAGGCCCATTGAGTCCATCCTTGGCCCCAGTATGGACTGGACGCAACAGAG GATCGACCACCGGATACAACGTCGACATTCTCACTTCAGAGGTCACCATTATTG GTATATCCCGCGATCATGTGCCCGATTCCAAGCTCAACTACATTGGATTCTTTCTAAAGTTTGATGTTTCTCACTTGCGAATTACGTTCAGCGCCAATTGGAATCGCCGGCATCTTGCCCCTGAGCGGGCCGCACAAGCGGATCGAGCCCGGACGGATATTTGTGAGACTCCGTCCGGTACCCATGGTCTTGGCTCCGGCGGCGAAGG CTGTGTAAAACTGCGATGGTCTCATATTGGGAAGGATCGCGAGTATGTAATGGCCGTCCCTGAGACTTACACGAG TCCCTGCCGGCTATTCCGCGTCCACGCGAGCTTCGGACACCCGATGGACCCCAGTCGAGAACTAGGAAGT CCCCGCGACGCCCACGCAGCGGAGTACCTCAGATCTCTGAGGCCTATGCCCCGGCCGCCGAGGGAAGGACCAAGTGATACCGATCTCGCACGCGCACGACGACCAATCTACTTCTTCTACTCTGGCCGGCGTCCAGAACTCGGAGACCCCTATGTGTCTAACAACAATGACGACGCGCTGAGTGATATCGAAGGAGAGCTTGATTTCCCCATGTCAGATGACGATTCATCAGACTGGAGCCTCAACAGCTGTCCAGGACTCTCTGATGGCTCATCTGCCGATCACGAACGCAGTCCGAAAATGCAAATCAGCCCAATACTGGATTGTCCGAGCATTCAGTATCCCGAGTTCGAGTACCCAGAGAGGCCATACCAGTCGGCTGATGGACGACTTGCAACGCGGTTTATAAACATTCATGACCACACGGACTTTCTCATTTACATCCAAGGGCTCTGTCGTCCAGAGACCCGGACCGGCAGCTGGGCATACCTCTTCAAGCCCTACCACCTCGGAGGAGCCGTCACTGGGCGCCTAGAGAGGTTGGGCCCATACGGCGACCTTCGCACGCCTGTGAGGCACAGAGCTGAGCTTCGCGCAGCCCTCGCGGCACTGACAATACCCGCCGAGTTTAGACACGGCTTCAGATCACTCACGATTGCGACCACTCGCGCCTGGCTTGCAGAAGACGGAGAGCTGTTGGTTGAACAGGCATGGGACGAAATGAGTGAAGCAGGATCCAACCCTCTGCCGGGCTGGGCAGAGGCTCGCCACACCCCAGAGTTTGCACACGTATCCGACGGAGACCTTTGGTTTGCCATGAAACGACAGATTCAAACTCTCTATTCGATTGATGACCCTCAAAATGCGGTGACTGTTCAGTTTCGCCTGATCAATTTCGAGTTCAATAGAGATTGCCAAGCAGAGGCCTTGGGGGCTCTCGAAAATCCTCGGCGACCATATCGCTTCAGGGAGCCCAAGCCCAAGCAGGAGTTGTAA